In Lutra lutra chromosome 13, mLutLut1.2, whole genome shotgun sequence, one genomic interval encodes:
- the CDC37L1 gene encoding hsp90 co-chaperone Cdc37-like 1 → MEQPWPPPGPWSLPRAEGEAEEESDLDVSPSSPRCPQLPGGGAQMYSHGIELACQKQKEFVKSSVACKWNLAEAQQKLGSLALHNSESLDQEHARAQTAVSELRQREEEWRQKEEALVQRERMCLWNMDAISKDVFNKSFINQDKRKEIEDEDKSKSFMQKYEQKIRHFGMLSRWDDSQRFLSDHPYLVCEETAKYLILWCFHLEAEQKGALMEQIAHQAVVMQFIMEMAKNCNVDPRGCFRLFFQKAKAEEEGYFEAFKNELEAFKSRVRLYSRSPSFQPMTVQNHVPHSNVGSIGLLESLPQNPDYLQYSVNTALCSLNSVVHKEDDESKMMDTV, encoded by the exons ATGGAGCAGCCGTGGCCGCCGCCAGGACCTTGGAGCCTCCCTCGGGCCGAGGGTGAGGCTGAGGAAGAGAGTGACTTGGACGTGTCCCCCAGTTCTCCCCGCTGCCCGCAGCTGCCGGGCGGCGGCGCGCAG ATGTATAGCCATGGGATTGAACTGGCTTGTCAAAAGCAGAAAGAGTTTGTGAAGAGCTCTGTGGCATGCAAATGGAATCTCGCCGAAGCTCAGCAGAAACTTGGTAGCTTAGCCCTGCATAACTCCGAGTCCCTGGATCAGGAGCATGCCAGAGCACAAACAGCAGTGTCGGAGCTAAGGCAACGTGAGGAAGAATGGCGGCAGAAAGAGGAGGCCCTggtacagagagagaggatgtgtcTGTGGAATATGGATGCCATTAGCAAGGACGTTTTTAACAAG agttttattaatcaagataaaagaaaagaaatagaagatgaagataaatcaaaatcatttatgcagaaatatgaacaaaaaatCAGACATTTTG gtatgTTGAGTCGATGGGATGATAGTCAGAGATTTTTATCTGACCATCCATATCTTGTATGTGAAGAGACtgctaaatatcttattttatggTGTTTTCATCTAGAAGCTGAACAG AAAGGGGCTCTAATGGAACAAATAGCACATCAGGCTGTTGTAATGCAGTTTATTATGGAAATGGCCAAAAACTGTAATGTGGATCCAAGAGGGTGTTTTcgtttatttttccagaaagccaAA gcagaggaagaaggttaTTTTGAAGCTTTCAAAAATGAACTTGAAGCTTTCAAGTCAAGAGTCCGACTTTATTCTCGATCACCAAGTTTTCAACCTATGACAGTTCAGAATCATGTGCCCCATTCTAATGTGGGATCTATAGGTTTGTTAGAATCCTTACCACAG aatccAGATTATCTTCAGTATTCTGTCAATACAGCTCTCTGCAGTTTAAACTCAGTGGTACATAAAGAAGATGATGAATCCAAAATGATGGACACTGTGTGA